A region from the Methylocystis iwaonis genome encodes:
- the clpP gene encoding ATP-dependent Clp endopeptidase proteolytic subunit ClpP, producing MRDPIEVYSQYLIPQVIENTSRGERGFDIYSRLLRERIIFLTGPVEDHMASVIIAQLLFLESENPKKEISLYINSPGGVVTAGLAIYDTMQFIKPKVSTLCVGQAASMGSLLLCAGEAGMRYALPNARVMLHQPSGGFQGQASDIQRHAEDILKVKKRLNDIYVRHSGKDYDTIERTLDRDHFMSAEEAKAFGIVDSVQEKRPDDESEAKS from the coding sequence ATGCGTGATCCGATCGAGGTCTATAGCCAATATCTCATTCCGCAGGTGATCGAAAACACGTCGCGCGGCGAGCGCGGCTTCGACATCTATTCGCGCTTGTTGCGCGAGCGGATCATCTTCCTCACCGGGCCGGTCGAGGACCACATGGCCTCGGTCATCATCGCCCAGCTCCTTTTCCTCGAATCGGAAAATCCGAAGAAGGAAATCTCCCTCTACATCAACTCGCCGGGCGGCGTGGTGACGGCGGGCCTCGCCATCTACGACACGATGCAGTTCATCAAGCCGAAAGTCTCGACGCTCTGCGTCGGCCAGGCGGCGTCGATGGGCTCGCTGCTGCTCTGCGCCGGCGAGGCCGGCATGCGCTATGCGCTCCCCAACGCCCGCGTCATGCTGCATCAGCCCTCAGGCGGCTTCCAGGGCCAGGCGTCGGACATTCAGCGCCACGCCGAGGACATACTGAAGGTCAAGAAGCGCCTGAACGACATTTATGTCCGCCACTCCGGCAAGGATTACGACACGATCGAGCGCACGCTCGACCGCGATCACTTCATGTCGGCGGAAGAGGCGAAGGCGTTCGGCATCGTCGACAGCGTGCAGGAGAAGCGCCCCGACGACGAGTCAGAAGCCAAGAGCTGA
- a CDS encoding 5-(carboxyamino)imidazole ribonucleotide synthase, with protein sequence MLKPGATIGILGGGQLARMLAAAGARLGLKCHIFSPVADDPAFDVCAARTCADFLDEAALAAFAESVDVVTYEFENVPARTAEVLEAHRPVRPNPKVLALTQDRLIEKQFVRGLGVATADFADVSDLDALTRAVAQLGRPSILKTRRFGYDGKGQTRIVDGVDLDDAFNAVGGAPSILEGFVPFAKEVSVVAARGLDGAFRAYDICENIHEHHILATTTAPAAISDATARAAVEMTRRIAEAADYVGVIAVEMFVVSDAEGERLLVNEIAPRVHNSGHWTLDGAVTSQFEQHMRAIAGLPLGSTRRHGRQVVMRNLIGADADKWAQILAQDGACLHLYGKKESRPGRKMGHVTEILT encoded by the coding sequence ATGCTGAAACCCGGCGCAACCATCGGCATTCTCGGCGGCGGCCAGCTCGCGCGCATGCTGGCGGCAGCCGGCGCCCGCCTTGGCCTCAAATGCCATATTTTCTCGCCCGTCGCCGATGATCCCGCCTTCGACGTCTGCGCCGCGCGCACTTGCGCCGATTTCCTCGATGAAGCGGCACTGGCGGCCTTCGCGGAATCTGTCGATGTCGTCACCTATGAATTCGAAAATGTTCCGGCGCGAACGGCGGAAGTGCTCGAAGCGCATCGGCCGGTGCGGCCGAACCCGAAGGTCCTCGCGCTGACGCAGGACCGGCTGATCGAAAAGCAGTTCGTGCGCGGGCTCGGCGTCGCCACGGCCGATTTCGCCGACGTCTCCGATCTCGATGCGCTGACGCGCGCCGTCGCGCAGCTCGGGCGTCCATCGATCCTGAAGACTCGCCGTTTCGGCTATGACGGCAAGGGCCAGACCCGAATTGTCGACGGCGTCGATCTCGACGACGCTTTCAACGCGGTAGGCGGCGCGCCCTCGATTCTCGAAGGTTTCGTGCCCTTCGCCAAAGAAGTTTCCGTTGTCGCAGCGCGCGGGCTCGACGGCGCCTTCCGCGCCTATGACATCTGCGAAAACATCCACGAACATCATATTCTCGCGACGACAACGGCTCCCGCCGCAATCAGCGACGCAACAGCGCGGGCGGCGGTCGAGATGACTCGGCGCATCGCCGAAGCGGCGGATTACGTCGGCGTGATCGCCGTGGAAATGTTCGTCGTTTCGGACGCTGAGGGCGAGCGGCTCCTCGTCAATGAAATTGCGCCGCGCGTGCACAACTCCGGGCATTGGACGCTCGATGGCGCCGTAACCTCGCAATTCGAGCAGCACATGCGCGCCATTGCGGGCCTGCCGCTCGGCTCCACGCGCCGCCATGGGCGTCAAGTCGTCATGCGCAATCTCATTGGCGCCGACGCCGACAAATGGGCGCAGATACTGGCTCAAGACGGCGCCTGTCTGCATCTCTACGGTAAAAAGGAAAGCCGTCCAGGCCGTAAGATGGGGCACGTAACTGAGATTTTAACTTGA
- a CDS encoding crotonase/enoyl-CoA hydratase family protein, whose amino-acid sequence MTGIVFRGPKDPSEFPNWRFETLEIDYDRETASVWMNYRVDAPQCYTPTMLAELLQLRDSLRVLGMSGRIEQFPFRYLVMTAKRPGVFSLGGDLATFAAAIRRQDLATLVTYAHACVDLVYGYSQSLDLPIVTLCAVQGQCLGGALEAALAFDFILAEENAMFGLPEVAFNTFPGMGAVTMLTRRVGSALTQQIIMSGQTYTGRQMFELEVIDQVTSPGTIRAAAVEWMRDAGGKKWRRRRAIAEARRRSHPVTHDELIRITELWAECSARIEERDLRHMERLVRAQKRLIGSRQNAPEGEQLLVSSSS is encoded by the coding sequence ATGACGGGAATCGTCTTTCGCGGCCCGAAGGATCCGAGCGAATTTCCCAATTGGCGTTTCGAAACGCTGGAAATCGACTATGATCGTGAAACGGCGTCCGTCTGGATGAATTATCGCGTCGACGCGCCGCAATGCTACACGCCGACCATGCTCGCCGAGCTGCTGCAATTGCGCGATTCCCTCAGGGTCTTGGGCATGTCCGGCCGGATTGAGCAATTTCCTTTCAGATATTTGGTGATGACGGCCAAGCGGCCCGGCGTCTTTTCCCTCGGAGGGGATCTGGCGACATTTGCCGCGGCGATCCGGCGCCAGGATCTTGCGACCTTAGTTACCTATGCGCACGCCTGCGTCGATCTCGTTTACGGTTACTCCCAGAGCCTCGATTTGCCGATCGTCACGCTCTGCGCCGTACAGGGACAGTGCCTTGGCGGCGCGCTCGAGGCGGCGCTCGCCTTCGATTTCATTCTTGCCGAAGAAAATGCGATGTTTGGCCTTCCCGAAGTCGCCTTCAATACTTTCCCGGGGATGGGCGCAGTCACCATGTTGACCCGCCGCGTCGGCTCCGCCCTTACTCAGCAAATCATCATGAGCGGCCAGACCTATACGGGCCGTCAAATGTTCGAGCTGGAAGTCATCGATCAAGTCACCTCGCCCGGAACCATCCGCGCGGCCGCGGTCGAATGGATGCGCGACGCCGGCGGCAAAAAATGGCGGCGCCGGCGCGCCATCGCCGAAGCCCGGCGTCGCAGCCATCCCGTCACCCATGACGAACTCATCCGGATCACCGAGCTTTGGGCGGAATGCTCGGCGCGCATCGAAGAGCGCGACCTGCGCCATATGGAGAGACTGGTGCGCGCTCAGAAGCGGTTGATCGGGTCAAGACAAAACGCTCCGGAAGGCGAGCAACTTCTGGTATCTAGCTCGTCGTGA
- a CDS encoding acetyl-CoA carboxylase biotin carboxylase subunit: MFRKILIANRGEIACRIIKTAKKMGIATVAVYSDADADALHVEMADEAIHLGPPPAAQSYLLIDKIIAACKQTGAEAVHPGYGFLSERAAFATALKDAGIVFIGPNQRAIEAMGDKIESKKFASAAKVSVVPGYLGVIESPEEAVKIAKDIGYPVMLKASAGGGGKGMRIAFNDAEVIEGFTRARSEAASSFGDDRVFVEKFIQNPRHIEIQVLGDKHGNVIHLNERECSIQRRNQKVIEEAPSPLLDAATRAEMGAQAVALAKAVDYDSAGTVEFVAGQDKSFYFLEMNTRLQVEHPVTELITGIDLVEQMIRVAAGEPLQLKQENVKINGWAVESRIYAEDPTRNFLPSIGRLVKYRPPEEKKEDGVTVRNDTGVTEGREISIHYDPMIAKLVTHAPDRLTAIQAQADALDRFLIDGIRHNIPFLSTLMQMERWRSGTLSTGFIAEEFPEGFAAPEPTGDLALTLAAVATLMDHIGNARKRMISGQLMSGRPVEFSRDRVCMLADTRYDVSLEEQGEALVVQFSGADNRAHRVSSQWRPGDAVFKGDVDGHTVYVQTRPILNGYELAHQGVSVQARVYTQREAELAALMPKKKDTGASKHLLCPMPGLVKTIDVKEGQEVKAGEALCMVEAMKMENVLRAERDVTIKKILAKPGDSLAVDAVIMEFA, encoded by the coding sequence ATGTTTCGCAAGATTTTGATCGCCAACCGTGGCGAAATCGCCTGCCGCATCATCAAGACGGCAAAGAAGATGGGCATCGCCACGGTCGCCGTCTATTCGGACGCCGACGCCGACGCCCTGCATGTGGAGATGGCGGATGAGGCGATCCACCTCGGCCCGCCGCCCGCCGCGCAGTCCTATCTGCTCATCGACAAGATTATCGCGGCCTGTAAGCAGACCGGCGCCGAGGCCGTGCATCCGGGCTATGGCTTCCTCTCCGAGCGCGCGGCTTTCGCCACGGCACTGAAGGACGCCGGCATCGTCTTCATCGGTCCCAACCAGCGCGCCATCGAAGCGATGGGCGACAAGATCGAATCGAAGAAATTTGCCTCGGCCGCCAAGGTCAGCGTCGTGCCGGGCTATCTCGGCGTGATCGAATCGCCGGAAGAGGCGGTGAAGATCGCCAAGGACATCGGCTATCCGGTGATGCTGAAGGCCTCCGCCGGCGGCGGCGGCAAGGGCATGCGCATCGCCTTCAACGACGCCGAGGTGATCGAGGGCTTCACCCGCGCCCGTTCGGAGGCGGCGTCGTCCTTCGGCGATGATCGCGTCTTCGTCGAGAAGTTCATCCAGAACCCGCGCCATATCGAAATTCAGGTGCTGGGCGACAAGCACGGCAATGTCATTCACCTCAATGAGCGTGAGTGTTCGATCCAGCGTCGCAACCAGAAAGTGATCGAGGAAGCGCCGTCGCCGCTGCTCGACGCCGCCACCCGCGCCGAAATGGGCGCCCAGGCCGTCGCGCTCGCCAAGGCTGTCGACTATGATTCGGCCGGCACGGTGGAATTCGTCGCGGGCCAGGACAAGAGCTTCTACTTCCTCGAGATGAACACCCGCCTGCAGGTGGAGCATCCGGTCACCGAGCTCATCACCGGCATCGATCTCGTCGAGCAGATGATCCGCGTCGCCGCCGGCGAGCCCCTGCAGCTCAAGCAGGAGAATGTGAAGATCAACGGCTGGGCGGTGGAAAGCCGCATCTATGCCGAAGATCCGACCCGCAACTTCCTGCCCTCCATCGGCCGTCTGGTGAAGTATCGCCCGCCGGAGGAGAAGAAGGAAGACGGCGTCACCGTCCGCAACGACACGGGCGTCACCGAGGGCCGCGAGATTTCGATCCATTACGATCCGATGATCGCGAAGCTCGTCACGCACGCCCCCGACCGCTTGACCGCCATCCAGGCCCAGGCCGACGCGCTCGATCGTTTCCTCATCGACGGCATTCGCCACAACATTCCCTTCCTCTCGACGCTGATGCAGATGGAGCGTTGGCGGTCGGGCACGCTTTCGACGGGATTCATCGCCGAGGAGTTCCCGGAAGGCTTCGCCGCGCCGGAGCCCACGGGCGATCTCGCTTTGACGCTCGCCGCCGTCGCGACGCTGATGGATCACATCGGCAACGCCCGCAAACGCATGATCAGCGGCCAGCTCATGAGCGGCCGTCCGGTCGAATTTTCGCGCGACCGCGTCTGCATGCTCGCCGATACGCGCTATGACGTCTCGCTCGAGGAGCAGGGCGAGGCGCTCGTCGTGCAGTTCTCCGGCGCCGATAACCGCGCCCATCGCGTATCCTCGCAGTGGCGGCCGGGCGACGCGGTCTTCAAGGGCGATGTCGACGGTCATACGGTCTATGTGCAGACGCGGCCGATCCTCAATGGTTATGAGCTGGCCCATCAGGGCGTGAGCGTGCAGGCGCGCGTCTATACGCAGCGCGAGGCCGAGCTCGCTGCCCTGATGCCCAAGAAGAAGGACACCGGCGCCTCCAAACATCTGCTGTGTCCGATGCCGGGTCTCGTAAAGACCATCGACGTCAAGGAAGGGCAGGAAGTAAAGGCGGGCGAGGCGCTCTGCATGGTCGAGGCCATGAAGATGGAGAACGTCCTGCGCGCCGAGCGCGACGTGACCATCAAGAAGATCCTCGCCAAGCCCGGCGACAGCCTCGCGGTCGACGCGGTGATCATGGAATTCGCGTAA
- a CDS encoding MliC family protein has protein sequence MIRAAAIALLSFLSIGFAAATPMECAKTSRAPVKFICEDATLEGLDKEESRLADLATAAPLTAARKKDLSESQASFRKTLSACKDAKPCLQRTLIERIYRLRQGYADVRSKDAEGTSLGPFIASCPGLDGLLDVTFVNVAPALAFLSWRDKSVVLQQALAASGARYTGAFGAGEAQFWNKGKEATLDLPGRPRLNCTIQDVGAPASAPR, from the coding sequence ATGATCCGCGCGGCCGCCATAGCGCTCCTCTCCTTCCTCTCGATTGGATTCGCCGCTGCGACGCCGATGGAATGCGCGAAGACGTCGAGGGCCCCGGTCAAATTCATCTGCGAGGATGCGACCCTCGAAGGGCTGGATAAAGAAGAGTCCCGTCTTGCCGATTTGGCCACGGCCGCGCCGCTGACGGCGGCTCGGAAGAAGGACTTGTCCGAGAGCCAGGCGAGTTTCCGCAAGACGCTTTCGGCCTGCAAGGACGCCAAACCCTGCCTGCAGCGCACGCTCATCGAGCGCATCTACCGCCTGCGGCAAGGCTATGCCGATGTGCGCTCGAAGGACGCCGAGGGAACGAGCCTTGGCCCTTTCATCGCCTCCTGCCCCGGGCTCGACGGCCTGCTGGATGTGACCTTCGTGAATGTCGCGCCCGCCCTCGCCTTCCTTTCCTGGCGCGACAAATCCGTCGTTCTGCAACAGGCGCTGGCGGCGTCGGGCGCGCGTTACACGGGCGCTTTCGGGGCGGGCGAAGCGCAGTTCTGGAACAAGGGCAAGGAGGCGACGCTGGACTTGCCGGGACGACCGCGGCTGAACTGCACAATACAGGACGTTGGCGCCCCCGCCTCGGCGCCGCGCTGA
- a CDS encoding MerR family transcriptional regulator, producing the protein MIDSAPKDELLTAAECAARIGLTVRALRVYERHRLLAPKRTEKGWRLYGAAEIARLHEILALKQLGLSLSRIAALLEGRANDLDRALAIQEAALSALRSRAERGYSLVAAARARLRAGDVLSVTELVTLAKEAHMTESSFDAIAQRRYEQARPRKPIEIDPAALEKYVGHYKSEVGFVWDVSLKNDKLYFKNPGWPVANYALPEGEHQFFFPRWPSQVTFGVSPEGAVESLTYHSGGFENVAHRIDAAEAEREAAILAHRIRNKIPNPGSEELLRRVIASLQSGNVDFTQFIDSLSARLQLGFSVVFEELAAKGAVQTLAFRGVGPVGGDVYDVKFENENTEWRIGLAPDGLIRFLFWRSMP; encoded by the coding sequence GTGATCGATTCCGCGCCGAAAGACGAATTGCTGACCGCAGCCGAATGCGCCGCCCGCATCGGACTGACAGTGCGCGCGCTGCGCGTCTATGAGCGCCATCGGCTTCTCGCGCCAAAGCGCACGGAGAAAGGCTGGAGGCTCTACGGCGCGGCCGAGATCGCGCGCCTGCATGAAATTCTTGCTCTCAAGCAGCTTGGTTTGAGCCTGTCGCGCATCGCCGCCTTGCTGGAGGGCCGCGCCAACGATCTCGACCGCGCCCTCGCCATCCAGGAAGCAGCGCTTTCGGCGCTGAGGAGTCGTGCTGAACGCGGCTATTCCCTCGTCGCTGCCGCTCGCGCGCGGCTTCGCGCCGGTGACGTCCTGTCTGTCACCGAACTCGTTACGCTCGCCAAGGAGGCGCATATGACGGAATCCTCATTCGACGCCATTGCACAGCGCCGCTACGAACAAGCCCGCCCGCGCAAGCCAATCGAGATCGATCCTGCAGCGCTCGAGAAATATGTTGGTCATTACAAGTCGGAGGTTGGCTTCGTCTGGGACGTTTCGCTCAAGAATGACAAACTCTATTTCAAAAACCCCGGATGGCCTGTCGCCAATTATGCGCTTCCCGAGGGTGAGCATCAGTTCTTTTTCCCGCGCTGGCCGTCGCAGGTGACTTTCGGAGTTTCACCCGAGGGGGCGGTTGAAAGCCTGACGTATCATTCGGGGGGCTTCGAGAACGTCGCCCATCGGATAGACGCCGCCGAGGCCGAGCGGGAGGCGGCGATCCTTGCTCACCGCATTAGGAACAAAATTCCAAACCCCGGCAGCGAGGAGCTTCTCCGCCGCGTCATTGCGAGCCTGCAAAGTGGCAATGTCGATTTTACCCAGTTCATCGACAGCCTCTCGGCGCGGCTCCAACTGGGCTTTTCTGTTGTCTTTGAGGAGCTGGCCGCCAAGGGGGCAGTCCAGACGCTCGCCTTTCGCGGCGTCGGCCCTGTTGGGGGAGACGTTTACGATGTGAAATTCGAGAATGAAAATACTGAATGGCGCATTGGGCTGGCGCCGGACGGACTGATCAGGTTTCTCTTCTGGCGTTCGATGCCATAA
- a CDS encoding MucR family transcriptional regulator — MQTPDSEDASSIELAASIVAAFVSHNSLPVAELPGLIASVDATLRRLATGAAAAPAVEEKPEPAVSIRKSITPDYLVCLDDGKKFKSLRRHLATLGMTPDQYRAKWGLAPDYPMVAPNYAAQRSNLAKQMGLGQARKKAAPARAARKAKASA, encoded by the coding sequence TTGCAGACGCCAGATTCAGAAGACGCCAGTTCAATCGAATTGGCTGCGAGCATTGTCGCGGCCTTCGTTTCTCATAACTCGCTTCCGGTCGCGGAGCTTCCGGGGTTGATCGCGTCCGTGGACGCGACGCTGCGACGCCTTGCGACGGGCGCGGCTGCAGCTCCTGCGGTCGAAGAGAAGCCTGAGCCGGCCGTCTCGATCCGCAAGTCGATCACGCCCGACTATCTTGTCTGCCTGGACGATGGGAAGAAGTTCAAATCGCTGCGGCGGCATTTGGCCACGCTGGGAATGACGCCGGACCAATATCGGGCGAAATGGGGACTGGCCCCCGATTATCCGATGGTCGCGCCGAACTATGCGGCGCAACGCTCTAATCTTGCCAAGCAGATGGGCCTCGGCCAGGCGCGCAAGAAGGCGGCTCCGGCTCGTGCGGCGCGCAAAGCGAAGGCGAGCGCCTGA
- a CDS encoding multicopper oxidase family protein has translation MPSLNRRAFLTGVAASVVALPARGAPQIGPRLIEARAGKAKLGQAETDILGFDGVAPGPVLRYKQGQELDVRLVNKLDLPATIHWHGMRGENAMDGTAPLTQAAVAPGGSFDYRRKLSEPGLFCYRPSVYGKTPELIGRGLKGLLVVDEPNPLPADHDLLLVLDDWRLDAQGKIEGTFGDASEARAAGRIGPTLAVNGKAAPATAELQANSRVRLRLANLANARIMILTFDGVQPFVVAIDSQPCEAFEPVRRSIPVAPGARFELIFDMPATEGAKARVLLRGPNNSESEILVATAKGARAEKRGLIYSLLSNPALPAEIKLNNAKKVDLVIEPGPAGGAGWVINGAATNGYDGPPLFSVKRGTPVTLGYVNKSMVPLAMHVHGHAMRLLHDLDDGWEPYWRNGVIVPAAKTKHVSFIADAPGKWAIHDDILEHEAAGLATWFATV, from the coding sequence ATGCCCTCGCTCAACCGCCGCGCCTTTCTGACCGGGGTCGCCGCCAGCGTCGTCGCCCTCCCCGCACGAGGGGCGCCGCAAATTGGCCCGCGCCTCATCGAGGCGCGCGCCGGCAAAGCAAAGCTCGGCCAGGCTGAAACGGACATCCTCGGCTTCGACGGCGTCGCGCCGGGGCCTGTGCTGCGCTACAAGCAGGGCCAGGAGCTCGACGTCCGCCTCGTCAACAAGCTCGACCTTCCGGCGACGATCCATTGGCATGGCATGCGCGGCGAGAACGCCATGGACGGCACCGCGCCGCTGACGCAGGCGGCCGTCGCGCCGGGAGGCTCATTCGACTACCGACGCAAGCTGTCGGAGCCCGGCCTCTTCTGCTACCGGCCGAGCGTCTACGGCAAGACGCCCGAGCTGATCGGCCGCGGCCTCAAAGGCCTTTTGGTCGTGGACGAGCCCAATCCCCTGCCCGCCGATCACGACCTGCTCCTCGTCCTCGACGATTGGCGCCTCGACGCACAGGGCAAGATCGAGGGGACCTTCGGCGACGCCAGCGAGGCGCGCGCCGCCGGGCGCATCGGCCCGACGCTCGCCGTCAACGGCAAGGCGGCGCCGGCCACCGCCGAGCTTCAGGCAAATTCGCGCGTGCGTCTGCGGCTCGCCAATCTCGCCAACGCCAGGATCATGATCCTGACCTTCGACGGCGTGCAGCCCTTCGTCGTCGCGATCGACAGCCAGCCTTGCGAGGCTTTTGAGCCGGTGCGGCGCAGCATCCCCGTCGCGCCCGGCGCGCGATTCGAGCTCATCTTCGACATGCCGGCGACGGAAGGCGCCAAAGCGCGAGTCCTCCTGCGCGGCCCTAACAATAGCGAAAGCGAGATTCTCGTCGCCACGGCGAAAGGGGCGCGCGCTGAGAAGCGGGGCCTTATCTACTCTCTGCTCTCAAACCCTGCGCTGCCCGCAGAGATCAAGCTCAACAACGCCAAGAAAGTCGATCTAGTGATCGAGCCCGGCCCGGCGGGCGGCGCCGGCTGGGTCATCAACGGCGCCGCGACAAACGGCTACGACGGCCCGCCACTCTTCAGCGTGAAGCGCGGGACGCCGGTCACGCTCGGCTATGTGAACAAATCAATGGTTCCGCTCGCGATGCATGTTCACGGTCACGCCATGCGGCTCTTGCATGATCTCGACGACGGCTGGGAGCCCTATTGGCGAAACGGCGTCATCGTTCCCGCCGCCAAGACGAAGCATGTTTCCTTTATTGCCGACGCGCCCGGCAAATGGGCGATTCATGACGATATTCTGGAACATGAGGCGGCCGGGCTGGCGACCTGGTTCGCGACTGTGTGA
- the tig gene encoding trigger factor, translated as MQVTQTSSQGLKQEFKVVLPAADLAAKLGAQLAEMQAKAQIKGFRPGKAPIAHLKKLYGKSIMGDVLQESVNEANRKIVEEHELRIAVEPKLDFPGGQEELERALEAEGDLAFTVTFETLPKFEIGSFDDISIERPVAEVADADIDAALKNLADRAQEFEPRAEGAKAEKGDKLTIDFTGKLDGVAFEGGTGGDIDLVLGSNTFIPGFEEQLEGAGVGEQRLVKVKFPEDYSAQHLAGKDAEFDVTVKAVAAPKSLEIGDELATKYGFENFDAMKEAVKGNLEADFHKVSRDKLKRALLDALDSRYSFELPETLVEQEFNNIWGQHEAESRRANQPVAEEGKTEDETRAEFRKIAERRVRLGLVLAEIGQNAGVKVEDKDLTEALVERVRMFPGQEKQVWDFYRNNEQALAQLRAPIYEERVVDHISKLIKITDKTVTKEELFKEEEA; from the coding sequence ATGCAAGTTACGCAAACCTCCTCCCAGGGTTTGAAGCAGGAATTCAAGGTCGTGCTGCCGGCGGCCGATCTCGCCGCCAAGCTCGGCGCGCAGCTCGCCGAAATGCAGGCCAAGGCCCAGATCAAAGGCTTCCGCCCCGGCAAGGCTCCGATCGCCCATCTCAAGAAGCTCTATGGCAAGAGCATCATGGGCGACGTCCTGCAGGAGTCCGTCAACGAGGCGAACCGCAAGATCGTCGAGGAGCATGAGCTGCGAATCGCCGTCGAGCCGAAGCTCGATTTCCCCGGCGGGCAGGAAGAGCTCGAACGCGCGCTCGAGGCCGAGGGCGATCTCGCCTTCACCGTGACCTTCGAGACGCTGCCGAAGTTCGAGATCGGCTCCTTCGACGACATTTCGATCGAGCGCCCGGTCGCCGAGGTCGCCGACGCGGATATCGACGCCGCACTGAAGAATCTGGCTGATCGCGCCCAGGAGTTCGAACCGCGCGCGGAAGGCGCCAAGGCCGAGAAGGGCGACAAGCTCACGATCGACTTCACCGGCAAGCTCGACGGCGTCGCCTTCGAGGGCGGCACGGGCGGCGACATCGACCTCGTGCTGGGCTCCAACACCTTCATTCCCGGCTTCGAGGAGCAGCTCGAAGGCGCGGGCGTGGGCGAGCAGCGCCTCGTGAAGGTCAAGTTCCCCGAGGATTATTCGGCTCAGCATCTGGCCGGCAAGGACGCCGAGTTCGACGTGACGGTGAAGGCCGTCGCCGCGCCGAAGTCGCTCGAGATCGGCGACGAGCTGGCCACGAAATATGGCTTCGAGAATTTCGACGCCATGAAGGAAGCGGTGAAGGGCAATCTCGAGGCCGACTTCCACAAGGTCTCGCGCGACAAGCTGAAGCGCGCGCTGCTCGACGCCCTCGACAGCCGCTATTCCTTCGAGCTGCCCGAGACGCTGGTCGAGCAGGAATTCAACAATATCTGGGGGCAGCACGAGGCCGAGAGCCGCCGCGCGAATCAGCCGGTCGCCGAAGAAGGCAAGACCGAGGACGAAACCCGCGCGGAGTTCCGCAAGATCGCCGAGCGCCGCGTGCGCCTCGGGCTGGTTCTCGCGGAAATCGGCCAGAACGCCGGCGTGAAGGTTGAGGACAAGGATCTGACCGAGGCGCTCGTCGAGCGCGTCCGCATGTTCCCGGGCCAGGAAAAGCAGGTGTGGGACTTCTATCGCAACAATGAGCAGGCGCTCGCCCAGTTGCGCGCGCCGATCTACGAAGAGCGCGTCGTCGACCATATCTCCAAGCTCATCAAGATCACGGACAAGACCGTGACCAAGGAAGAGCTCTTCAAGGAAGAAGAGGCGTAA